A genomic region of Prionailurus bengalensis isolate Pbe53 chromosome D1, Fcat_Pben_1.1_paternal_pri, whole genome shotgun sequence contains the following coding sequences:
- the LOC122482746 gene encoding olfactory receptor 5D13-like, translated as MPLFLVFLTIYTVTVLGNLGMIMIIQINPKLHTPMYYFLSHLSLVDFCYSTVVTPKLLENLVVEDRTISFTGCIMQFFFACIFVVTETFMLAVMAYDRFVAVCNPLLYIVVMSQKLCSLLVGASYSWGIVCSLTLTYFLLKLSFKGNNIINNFVCEHAAIISVSCSDPYMSQKIILISATFNEISSLVIILLSYVSIFITVLKMPSTGGRHKAFSTCASHLTAITIFHGTILFLYCVPNSKSSWLMVKVASVFYTVVIPMLNPLIYSLRNKDVKETVKKLINTKLS; from the coding sequence ATGCCCCTGTTCCTGGTATTCCTGACCATCTATACAGTCACTGTTTTGGGAAATCTGGGCATGATCATGATTATCCAGATCAatcccaaactccacacccccatgtattATTTTCTCAGCCATTTATCTTTGGTTGATTTCTGTTACTCTACAGTAGTCACACCCAAACTATTAGAAAACTTGGTTGTGGAAGACAGAACCATCTCCTTCACAGGCTGCATCATGCAATTCTTCTTTGCGTGCATATTTGTGGTGACAGAAACCTTCATGTTGGCCGTGATGGCATATGACCGATTTGTGGCAGTTTGTAACCCTCTTCTGTACATAGTTGTCATGTCTCAGAAGCTTTGTTCCTTGTTGGTGGGTGCATCATACTCCTGGGGTATAGTGTGTTCCCTGACTCTTACTTACTTCCTactgaaattatccttcaaaggAAATAATATCATAAATAACTTTGTCTGTGAGCATGCCGCTATCATCTCTGTGTCCTGCTCTGATCCCTACATGAGCCAGAAGATTATTTTAATCTCTGCCACATTCAATGAAATAAGCAGCCTGGTGATCATTCTGCTCtcctatgtttccatttttatcactGTCTTGAAGATGCCTTCCACTGGGGGGCGCCACAAGGCCTTCTCCACGTGTGCTTCCCACCTGACGGCTATCACAATCTTCCATGGGACCATTCTCTTCCTGTACTGTGTTCCCAACTCCAAAAGTTCATGGCTCATGGTCAAGGTGGCTTCTGTCTTTTACACTGTGGTCATCCCCATGCTGAACCCACTGATCTATAGCCTCAGGAACAAAGATGTGAAGGAGACAGTCAAGAAGTTAATCAATACCAAATTATCGTGA